A single Aminobacterium mobile DSM 12262 DNA region contains:
- a CDS encoding M28 family metallopeptidase, which translates to MLSSLERDVLANIHEDCLERDVAALSALYRRQSSSGLKESLDWIRCHLDSYGIKTQTHQWVGELTTPISASLRIKKELSSFLVPCKVWGFSGRSRKKASGPLVCVDPRTLPAPEAVPYFAIRKEVERDLEGKIVLTKKFHGTAILALQDRGAAAVIVTWPGGDEEEIHESGTGLIWGNPEPLEETLDIQIPLIAVNYMWGCKLLEVASGNGKAEGEIEVEIQTDFQPFPVLEARLPGEEDNSPFLLVGAHIDAKHWGATDNASGAALALHLARIASTLRERRYGLRICWWTGHEFGHYAGSSAYCLNYYADLEERGLAYLNIDMPGVRGASHWQQVACSPDLTPTVENILHDVVGRSSGVISDPVRAWDQSFQNLGLSSLLVWASSLPEGSPYRSGSFSMPRWWHTESDVLDCLDRHVYLTDAHIYTLALIRSVCREGLQYDVHNLWMFFLNRLEALCSALKGRINLEDILSRAQSLHQRSEAFTGTCPWSRDVVWKVRRLNRLLFAQKAPWSQDWCAPQEAIPGLSAGISMCREGRGGVVLDHWLMCQRNRIYSLLGEIEEGIR; encoded by the coding sequence ATGCTTTCTTCCCTTGAGCGAGACGTTCTCGCAAATATTCATGAGGATTGTCTGGAAAGGGACGTTGCTGCTCTGTCGGCCCTTTATCGCCGGCAGAGCAGTTCAGGGTTAAAAGAGTCCCTTGATTGGATACGTTGTCATCTTGATAGTTACGGTATAAAGACACAAACACATCAATGGGTTGGAGAACTGACAACCCCTATATCAGCTTCTCTTCGCATAAAAAAAGAATTATCTTCTTTTCTCGTCCCCTGCAAAGTGTGGGGATTTTCCGGACGAAGCAGAAAAAAAGCTTCTGGCCCTCTTGTATGTGTAGACCCTAGAACTCTTCCTGCCCCTGAGGCAGTTCCTTATTTTGCCATTCGAAAAGAAGTGGAGCGCGATCTGGAAGGGAAGATAGTTCTGACTAAAAAATTCCATGGCACGGCTATTTTAGCCTTACAGGATCGCGGAGCTGCCGCAGTGATAGTAACATGGCCGGGAGGTGACGAAGAGGAGATCCATGAGAGTGGGACTGGGCTTATTTGGGGCAATCCAGAACCCTTAGAAGAGACTCTCGATATTCAGATTCCTCTTATAGCTGTGAATTATATGTGGGGCTGTAAACTCCTTGAGGTGGCTTCCGGCAATGGCAAAGCAGAAGGGGAAATAGAAGTGGAGATACAAACAGATTTTCAGCCCTTCCCGGTACTGGAAGCCCGTTTGCCTGGAGAGGAAGATAATAGCCCCTTTCTGCTTGTTGGGGCTCATATAGATGCCAAACACTGGGGAGCCACTGATAATGCTTCTGGTGCCGCACTTGCCCTTCATCTGGCTCGAATTGCATCTACGTTGCGGGAAAGGCGCTACGGTCTTCGCATATGCTGGTGGACTGGCCATGAATTTGGTCACTATGCAGGTTCATCAGCCTACTGTCTGAATTACTATGCTGATTTAGAGGAACGAGGCTTAGCCTACCTTAATATTGATATGCCCGGAGTGCGAGGGGCCTCTCATTGGCAACAGGTGGCCTGTAGCCCGGACCTTACCCCTACTGTAGAAAATATCCTTCATGACGTTGTAGGGAGATCGAGCGGTGTCATTTCTGACCCGGTGAGAGCCTGGGATCAATCGTTCCAAAATCTTGGCCTCTCTTCCCTTCTTGTCTGGGCTTCTTCACTTCCCGAGGGATCTCCTTATAGGTCAGGAAGTTTTTCTATGCCTCGATGGTGGCACACGGAATCTGATGTTTTGGACTGTTTGGATCGCCATGTTTATCTTACAGACGCACATATCTATACGCTGGCCCTTATACGCTCCGTTTGCAGAGAGGGGCTTCAATATGATGTTCATAACCTGTGGATGTTTTTTTTAAATAGGCTGGAAGCCCTTTGCTCTGCTTTGAAGGGGCGGATAAATTTAGAAGATATTTTAAGTCGGGCTCAATCGCTACATCAGCGGTCGGAAGCTTTTACAGGTACATGCCCATGGAGCAGGGATGTGGTGTGGAAAGTTCGTCGGTTAAATAGACTTCTTTTTGCGCAGAAAGCTCCATGGTCTCAGGACTGGTGTGCTCCTCAGGAGGCTATTCCTGGCCTATCTGCTGGAATAAGCATGTGCAGGGAAGGGAGAGGAGGTGTTGTTCTCGATCATTGGTTGATGTGCCAGCGCAATCGCATTTA